The Candidatus Neomarinimicrobiota bacterium genome segment TTCGGTTTGAATTTGTACCCAACGAAAAAGTAAACCAATATTTTTGTGCGGCTGATCTGGTTGTACTTCCTTATAAATCAGCAACACAAAGCGGCGTAGTGCCCATCGCCTACCATTTTGATAAACCTGTGGTCGTATCCAATGTGGGTGGACTACCTGAAATAGTAGTAGAAGGCAAAACAGGTTTTATTTGTGAACCAAATTCGACTAGTATGGTAGAAGGAATATTAAAATATTATGAATCTGATTTGGAACAATATTCACCATTTATTGCTGAATATAAGAAAAAGTTATCTTGGGAAAACTTTGCAAGAGTAGTATTAGAATTAGCCCAATCATAATGGTCAAATCCGTTAATATATTCGTATTAAATTGGAAGGGGAGAGACTTGACATTGGATTGTCTGGAATCACTCAAAAAGATCTCTTACCAAAATGCCAATGTGGTCGTAATTGATAATGGCTCCAACGATGACTCTGTTTCCTCTATCAAAAATAAATATCCTGAAATTGATTTGATAGAACTGCCAGAAAACCTAGGTTTTGCCGGCGGGAATAATACTGGATTTAAGTCCGTAACTTCCAAAACGGATTACTCAATATTTCTGAATAACGACACACTTGTTGATCCTCATTTTGTGGAGCCATTAATCGCTGAATTAGAACAAAATCCGAGTGTGAAACAATCGGCACCAAAAATATTTTATGCAGATAATCCTGATACTATTTGGTTCGCCGGCGGAATTGTTAGTCTATGGACAGGGTTAATCCGGCATAT includes the following:
- a CDS encoding glycosyltransferase family 2 protein — protein: MVKSVNIFVLNWKGRDLTLDCLESLKKISYQNANVVVIDNGSNDDSVSSIKNKYPEIDLIELPENLGFAGGNNTGFKSVTSKTDYSIFLNNDTLVDPHFVEPLIAELEQNPSVKQSAPKIFYADNPDTIWFAGGIVSLWTGLIRHIGIRRKDSMAYSKTRKIDYATGCCVAMRTNDFESIGMFDESFPMYAEDVDLSLRFRELGGGIAFTPKSKVWHKVSASVGGQYSFEKWKRKIEGK